In one Aeromicrobium wangtongii genomic region, the following are encoded:
- the modA gene encoding molybdate ABC transporter substrate-binding protein, producing MKGLAAALVAVVLTTTLAACSNDGIKDVDGSPAPETLTVFAAASLKGSFTRIGAAFEKQNPEVTVRFSFAGSSDLLAQLQQGAPADVFASADEATMDTARVAGVLDGDARDFASNTLEIATPPDNPAGIRTLADLASPDVKVVVCAPTVPCGAATEAVEKESGVDIEPVSEEQSVTDVLGKILSGEADAGLVYVTDVKAAGKKVQGVPFGESSEVVNTYPIATVRRSDHAGTAEAFTDFVTGPEGQAILAAAGFGAP from the coding sequence ATGAAGGGCTTGGCAGCTGCTCTGGTGGCGGTCGTGCTGACCACGACGCTCGCCGCCTGCTCCAACGACGGCATCAAGGACGTCGACGGTTCGCCTGCGCCCGAGACGCTGACGGTGTTCGCCGCCGCGTCGCTGAAGGGCTCGTTCACCCGGATCGGCGCAGCGTTCGAGAAGCAGAACCCCGAGGTCACGGTGCGCTTCAGCTTCGCCGGCTCCTCCGACCTGCTGGCCCAGCTGCAACAGGGCGCACCGGCCGACGTCTTCGCGTCCGCCGACGAGGCCACGATGGACACCGCGCGAGTAGCGGGCGTCCTGGACGGTGACGCGCGCGACTTCGCGAGCAACACCTTGGAGATCGCCACGCCGCCGGACAACCCGGCCGGGATCCGGACGCTGGCCGATCTGGCCTCCCCCGACGTCAAGGTCGTCGTCTGCGCGCCCACGGTGCCGTGCGGTGCCGCGACCGAGGCCGTCGAGAAGGAGTCCGGCGTCGACATCGAGCCGGTCAGCGAGGAGCAGTCGGTCACCGACGTCCTCGGCAAGATCCTGTCCGGCGAGGCCGATGCGGGCCTGGTCTACGTCACCGACGTGAAGGCCGCCGGCAAGAAGGTCCAGGGGGTCCCGTTCGGCGAGTCGTCCGAGGTCGTCAACACCTATCCGATCGCGACCGTCCGGCGCAGCGACCATGCTGGAACGGCCGAGGCGTTCACCGACTTCGTCACCGGGCCCGAGGGACAGGCGATCCTCGCCGCCGCCGGGTTCGGCGCACCCTAG
- a CDS encoding TOBE domain-containing protein has translation MAHVRISDAARFLGVSDDTVRRWISGGALTSVTDASGRMAIEGRELAEFAKARSVAEPSGSQSSARNRFVGLVTAVKADTVMAQVEMQCGPFRVVSLMSSEAVDELGLEPGSVAVAVIKSTNVIIESLETFG, from the coding sequence ATGGCGCATGTGCGGATCTCGGACGCGGCCCGCTTCCTCGGGGTCAGCGATGACACCGTCCGCCGCTGGATCAGCGGCGGAGCGCTGACGTCGGTCACCGACGCGTCGGGGCGGATGGCCATCGAGGGCCGCGAGCTCGCCGAGTTCGCCAAGGCACGGTCGGTCGCCGAGCCGTCCGGCAGCCAGAGCTCCGCCCGCAACCGGTTCGTGGGACTGGTGACCGCGGTCAAGGCCGACACGGTCATGGCGCAGGTCGAGATGCAGTGCGGCCCTTTCCGCGTCGTGTCGCTGATGAGCAGCGAGGCCGTCGACGAGCTCGGGCTCGAGCCGGGGTCCGTCGCCGTGGCCGTCATCAAGTCGACCAACGTCATCATCGAGTCGCTGGAGACGTTCGGATGA
- a CDS encoding sulfate/molybdate ABC transporter ATP-binding protein: protein MSLHLTATVAARGLDVSIDVQGGHTVAILGPNGSGKSTLLAVIAGILRPDAGRATLDDATLFDTASGTWLPPHARGTGLLAQDPLLFPHLSALDNVAFAPRSTGASRARSRELARTWLERVDATELAGRKPSALSGGQAQRVAIARALAAEPRLLLLDEPMAALDITVVPAMRQVLRRVLAGRSAVIVTHDVLDALLLADHVIVMESGRIVEQGPTKDVLARPRSTFGAGIAGLNLARGLVEGGAVRTPSGLLVAGLHDESTVTEGAAAVAVFSPGAVSVHRERPTGSPRNVFAAVVRELEPHGSQVRVQTDQISADVTAPVVAELDLLPGAEVFLAVKASEVAIYPA, encoded by the coding sequence GTGAGCCTGCACCTGACGGCGACGGTCGCGGCCCGGGGCCTGGACGTCTCGATCGACGTCCAGGGTGGGCACACGGTCGCGATCCTGGGACCCAACGGTTCCGGCAAGTCGACCCTGCTCGCCGTGATCGCGGGCATCCTGCGCCCCGACGCGGGCCGCGCGACGCTGGACGACGCAACGCTGTTCGACACCGCCTCGGGGACGTGGCTGCCGCCGCATGCGCGCGGCACCGGGCTGCTCGCCCAGGACCCGCTGCTGTTCCCGCACCTGAGCGCGTTGGACAACGTCGCCTTTGCGCCGCGCAGCACCGGAGCGTCCCGGGCACGCAGCCGCGAGCTCGCCCGCACCTGGTTGGAGCGGGTCGACGCCACCGAGCTGGCCGGCCGCAAGCCGTCCGCGCTGTCGGGCGGTCAGGCCCAGCGGGTCGCGATCGCCCGGGCACTCGCCGCCGAGCCCCGCCTGCTGCTGCTCGACGAGCCGATGGCGGCACTGGACATCACGGTCGTCCCGGCGATGCGGCAGGTGCTGCGACGGGTGCTGGCCGGCCGCAGCGCGGTCATCGTGACCCACGACGTGCTGGACGCACTGCTGCTGGCCGATCACGTCATCGTGATGGAGTCCGGTCGCATCGTCGAGCAGGGCCCGACCAAGGACGTGCTGGCCCGCCCCCGCAGCACCTTCGGCGCCGGGATCGCCGGTCTCAACCTGGCCCGCGGGCTGGTCGAGGGCGGCGCCGTCCGCACGCCCAGCGGGCTGCTGGTGGCCGGCTTGCACGACGAGTCGACGGTCACCGAGGGCGCTGCGGCCGTCGCGGTGTTCTCCCCCGGCGCGGTCAGCGTCCACCGCGAGCGGCCCACCGGCAGCCCGCGCAACGTCTTCGCGGCCGTCGTGCGCGAGCTGGAGCCGCACGGCTCGCAGGTGCGGGTGCAGACCGACCAGATCAGCGCGGACGTGACCGCGCCGGTCGTCGCCGAGCTCGACCTGCTGCCCGGTGCCGAGGTTTTCCTCGCCGTCAAGGCCAGCGAGGTGGCCATCTATCCCGCCTGA
- a CDS encoding maleylpyruvate isomerase N-terminal domain-containing protein: protein MEPLDRDEFVAACRIAHELASRQEVTATWHLESACAGMTVGGLTHHLLAQIRHVTTLLSRPPAHEAPISLLDHYARAAWVSAEPHDEANTSIRDEGNTAAHTGPDTVLSEIEPLIRQLPAALGATRDPDTVLIPWQGWSLGTDDFLVTRAMELVVHSDDLAASIDAEPVVFPAVVAEHIVQLLAGVALRRRGQSALVRALSRPQRAPATISAF, encoded by the coding sequence ATGGAGCCTCTGGACCGTGACGAGTTCGTTGCCGCCTGCCGGATCGCCCACGAGCTGGCGAGCAGGCAGGAGGTGACCGCTACATGGCACCTCGAGAGCGCGTGCGCAGGCATGACGGTCGGGGGTCTCACGCATCACCTGCTGGCACAGATCCGGCACGTCACCACCCTGCTGTCACGGCCCCCAGCCCACGAGGCACCCATCTCGTTGCTGGACCACTACGCCCGGGCCGCCTGGGTCAGCGCTGAGCCGCACGACGAGGCGAACACGTCGATCCGCGACGAAGGCAACACCGCCGCCCACACCGGCCCCGACACGGTGCTGTCCGAGATCGAGCCGCTGATCAGGCAGCTCCCCGCTGCGCTGGGTGCCACGCGCGACCCCGACACCGTGCTGATCCCGTGGCAGGGCTGGTCGCTGGGCACCGATGACTTCCTCGTGACCCGGGCGATGGAGCTGGTCGTCCACAGCGACGACCTCGCCGCCAGCATCGACGCCGAACCGGTGGTCTTCCCCGCCGTCGTGGCGGAGCACATCGTCCAGCTGCTCGCCGGGGTGGCGCTGCGGCGTCGCGGCCAGAGCGCGCTCGTGCGGGCACTCAGTCGGCCGCAGCGCGCCCCCGCGACCATCTCGGCGTTCTGA
- a CDS encoding class II fumarate hydratase, whose product MTEYRIEHDTMGEVRVPVDALWRAQTQRAVENFPISGTPIESAQIRALAQIKAACATANAELGILDQDIADAIVAAADEVATGAYDAHFPIDVFQTGSGTSSNMNTNEVIATLATKSLGKDVHPNDHVNASQSSNDVFPTSIHVAATASATNELIPALDHLATSLEAKATEFASVVKSGRTHLMDATPVTLGQEFAGYAAQIRRGIERVQSALPHTAEVPLGGTAVGTGINTPIGFPQRVIEILAANTGLPITEAVDHFEAQSARDGLVEMSGQLRTIAVSLTKICNDLRWMGSGPRTGLGEIALPDLQPGSSIMPGKVNPVLPEATLMVAAQVIGNDATIATAGASGSFELNVMLPVIGRNILESMRLLGNASRVLADRCIDGITANEERCLELAESSPSVVTPLNRYIGYENAAKVAKTAVKEQKTIRQVVVEMGFVERGEVSEADLDKALDVMSMTHP is encoded by the coding sequence ATGACCGAATATCGCATCGAGCACGACACCATGGGTGAAGTCCGCGTTCCCGTCGACGCCCTCTGGCGCGCCCAGACCCAGCGAGCAGTCGAGAACTTCCCGATCTCCGGCACCCCGATCGAGTCGGCCCAGATCCGCGCGCTCGCGCAGATCAAGGCCGCCTGCGCCACCGCCAACGCCGAGCTGGGCATCCTCGACCAGGACATAGCCGATGCGATCGTCGCCGCGGCCGACGAGGTCGCCACCGGTGCGTACGACGCACACTTCCCCATCGACGTCTTCCAGACCGGTTCGGGCACGTCGAGCAACATGAACACCAACGAGGTCATCGCGACCCTTGCCACCAAGTCGCTGGGCAAGGACGTCCACCCCAACGACCACGTGAACGCCTCGCAGTCGTCCAACGACGTCTTCCCGACGTCGATCCACGTCGCGGCGACGGCCTCCGCGACCAATGAGCTGATCCCCGCGCTCGACCACCTGGCCACGTCGCTGGAGGCCAAGGCGACCGAGTTCGCGTCCGTCGTGAAGTCCGGCCGCACCCACCTGATGGACGCCACCCCGGTCACCCTTGGCCAGGAGTTCGCGGGCTACGCCGCGCAGATCCGCCGCGGCATCGAGCGCGTCCAGTCGGCGCTGCCGCACACCGCAGAGGTGCCGCTGGGCGGCACCGCCGTCGGCACGGGCATCAACACGCCGATCGGCTTCCCGCAGCGTGTCATCGAGATCCTCGCCGCCAACACGGGCCTGCCGATCACCGAGGCCGTCGATCACTTCGAGGCGCAGAGCGCCCGTGACGGCCTCGTCGAGATGTCCGGCCAGCTGCGCACGATCGCGGTCAGCCTGACCAAGATCTGCAACGACCTGCGCTGGATGGGGTCGGGCCCCCGCACGGGTCTGGGCGAGATCGCCCTGCCCGACCTGCAGCCCGGCTCGAGCATCATGCCCGGCAAGGTCAACCCGGTCCTGCCCGAGGCGACGCTGATGGTCGCCGCCCAGGTCATCGGCAACGACGCCACGATCGCGACCGCCGGTGCGTCCGGCTCGTTCGAGCTCAACGTCATGCTCCCGGTCATCGGGCGCAACATCCTGGAGTCGATGCGCCTGCTCGGCAACGCCTCGCGCGTCCTGGCTGACCGCTGCATCGACGGCATCACCGCCAACGAGGAGCGCTGCCTCGAGCTGGCCGAGTCCTCACCGTCGGTCGTCACGCCCCTCAACCGGTACATCGGCTACGAGAACGCCGCCAAGGTCGCCAAGACCGCCGTCAAGGAGCAGAAGACGATCCGCCAGGTCGTCGTGGAGATGGGCTTCGTCGAGCGCGGCGAGGTCTCGGAGGCCGACCTCGACAAGGCCCTCGACGTCATGAGCATGACCCACCCCTGA
- a CDS encoding spermine/spermidine synthase domain-containing protein, with protein sequence MDQVTLRRREDGAIELRVNGVFVMDDVETSSERLLARHVLDGGARRVLVGGLGLGFTTRELLADADVEHVVVAELHHEIVDRMRDGTIPGADLLGDPRLEVVVDDVRAVVAAQPVHSLDAIVLDVDNGPDFLVHDKNAAVYGPGFVATCAERLRPDGQLCVWSMADSEQLRRVMAEHLLDVDAVAVPVVLQGRREHYWILTGRRG encoded by the coding sequence ATGGACCAGGTGACCCTCCGGCGCCGCGAGGACGGCGCGATCGAGCTGCGCGTCAACGGCGTGTTCGTGATGGACGACGTGGAGACGTCCTCGGAACGGCTGTTGGCCCGGCACGTCCTCGACGGGGGCGCGAGGCGCGTCCTGGTCGGCGGACTGGGCCTCGGCTTCACGACCCGCGAGCTGCTGGCCGATGCAGATGTCGAGCACGTCGTGGTGGCCGAGCTGCACCACGAGATCGTCGACCGGATGCGCGACGGCACGATCCCGGGAGCCGATCTGCTGGGCGACCCACGGCTCGAGGTCGTCGTCGACGACGTCCGCGCCGTCGTCGCCGCGCAACCGGTGCACAGCCTGGATGCCATCGTGCTGGACGTCGACAACGGACCGGACTTCCTGGTCCACGACAAGAACGCAGCGGTCTACGGGCCCGGCTTCGTCGCGACGTGCGCCGAGCGGCTGCGGCCGGACGGACAGCTGTGCGTGTGGTCGATGGCCGACTCCGAGCAGCTGCGCCGGGTGATGGCCGAGCACCTCCTGGACGTCGACGCCGTGGCCGTCCCGGTGGTGCTCCAGGGCAGGCGCGAGCACTACTGGATCCTCACCGGCCGTCGGGGGTGA
- a CDS encoding DUF2079 domain-containing protein, whose amino-acid sequence MTASRAQHALAGALALVCAVAYGALTLIRFHRFAINSFDNAIFEQVIKSYSRLSTPVADVKGPGYNIFGDHFSPVTALIAPFYRAFPSAQTVLLAQVVLIAISIYVIALLAMRRLGTPLGLVIGILYGFSFGLQSAVQVNFHEVAFAAPLLAMAGAAYVDRRYDRVVWWSLPLLLVKEDLGLTVAVIGAVLWLAGERRRGVVLALVGVLGSALLVLVVIPAFNGSGEYTHSTLGERGLLTTLFDQVDRKAATVLLTVGITGLAALASPWVLLILPTLAGRFINDVPYYWGTEYHYSLVLMPVVFVAMIDAMVRWPRLRWATVVGVVVSGFMMINSPLSVLVESETYEDPPRADSARLVLSLVPKGASVEGDIGLLSHLVTDHTTYWVGTVGSGDVKPEYVLFDVQAPIGSPKDVAAYAEKAHGGTYDVIFERDGYVLAQRR is encoded by the coding sequence ATGACCGCCAGTCGCGCCCAGCACGCGCTCGCCGGGGCTCTGGCCCTCGTGTGCGCGGTCGCCTACGGCGCGCTGACGCTGATCCGCTTCCATCGCTTCGCGATCAACTCCTTCGACAACGCGATCTTCGAGCAGGTCATCAAGAGCTACTCGCGACTGAGCACGCCGGTCGCGGACGTCAAGGGCCCCGGCTACAACATCTTCGGCGACCACTTCTCGCCCGTGACGGCGCTGATCGCGCCGTTCTACCGGGCGTTCCCATCGGCGCAGACCGTCCTGCTCGCCCAGGTGGTGCTGATCGCGATCTCGATCTACGTCATCGCGCTGCTGGCGATGCGACGGCTCGGGACGCCCCTCGGCCTGGTGATCGGGATCCTGTACGGGTTCTCCTTCGGCCTCCAGTCCGCCGTGCAGGTGAACTTCCACGAGGTCGCGTTCGCTGCGCCCCTGCTCGCGATGGCCGGCGCCGCCTACGTCGATCGGCGCTACGACCGGGTCGTGTGGTGGTCCCTGCCACTGCTGCTGGTCAAGGAGGACCTCGGTCTGACCGTCGCCGTCATCGGGGCGGTGCTGTGGCTGGCGGGCGAGCGCCGCCGCGGTGTCGTGCTGGCGCTCGTGGGAGTGCTGGGCTCGGCGCTGCTCGTCCTGGTCGTCATCCCGGCGTTCAACGGCTCGGGGGAGTACACGCACTCCACGCTGGGCGAGCGGGGGCTGCTGACGACTTTGTTCGACCAGGTCGACCGCAAGGCGGCGACGGTCCTGCTGACGGTGGGAATCACCGGGCTGGCGGCGCTGGCCTCGCCCTGGGTGCTCCTGATCCTGCCCACGCTCGCGGGCCGGTTCATCAACGACGTGCCGTACTACTGGGGCACGGAGTACCACTACTCGCTGGTGCTGATGCCGGTCGTCTTCGTCGCGATGATCGACGCGATGGTCCGCTGGCCGCGGCTGCGATGGGCGACGGTCGTCGGCGTCGTCGTGAGCGGGTTCATGATGATCAACTCGCCGCTCTCGGTCCTGGTCGAGTCGGAGACGTACGAGGACCCGCCGCGGGCCGACAGCGCCCGGCTCGTGCTGTCACTGGTCCCCAAGGGGGCCAGCGTCGAGGGCGACATCGGGCTGCTGAGCCACCTGGTCACCGACCACACGACCTACTGGGTCGGGACGGTCGGCAGTGGCGACGTGAAGCCCGAGTACGTCCTGTTCGACGTCCAGGCCCCCATCGGCTCACCCAAGGACGTCGCGGCGTACGCCGAGAAGGCCCACGGCGGCACCTACGACGTCATCTTCGAGCGCGACGGCTACGTCCTGGCCCAGCGCCGCTGA
- a CDS encoding alpha/beta fold hydrolase, with product MSRSGELFASLPSGIDLCYETFGDPDDPAILLIMGLGGPMGWWTPEFCEQLAGRGFFVIRYDNRDTGRSTKLRQHPVSRVDVVRAFTGLPVLGRVTPPYTLSDLAGDALGLLDHLGIERAHLVGISMGGMIAQTIAIEHPSRALSLTSIMSTTGRRTVGFQHPKVYPVMLSPAGRTRESYVERSLKGSKVIGSPAFPTDEESARARAFETYDRGWTASGVTRQMLAILTQPDRTEALRRLELPALVIHGLSDVLVHRSGGKATADAIPGAEHLEIAGMAHDLPVQLYSTVIDAIVRTTERVHGGATR from the coding sequence ATGAGCCGGTCCGGAGAGCTGTTCGCATCCCTGCCCTCCGGAATCGACCTGTGCTACGAGACCTTCGGCGACCCGGACGATCCGGCGATCCTGCTGATCATGGGGCTCGGCGGCCCGATGGGCTGGTGGACCCCGGAGTTCTGCGAGCAGCTGGCCGGACGCGGCTTCTTCGTGATCCGCTACGACAACCGCGACACCGGACGCTCGACCAAGCTGCGGCAGCACCCGGTCAGCCGGGTCGACGTCGTGCGCGCGTTCACCGGTCTCCCGGTGCTGGGACGGGTCACTCCGCCCTACACGCTGAGCGACCTGGCCGGCGACGCGCTGGGCCTGCTCGACCACCTGGGCATCGAGCGCGCCCATCTGGTCGGCATCTCGATGGGCGGCATGATCGCCCAGACGATCGCGATCGAGCATCCCTCGCGGGCCCTGTCGCTGACCTCGATCATGTCCACGACGGGGCGCCGCACCGTCGGCTTCCAGCACCCCAAGGTCTACCCGGTGATGCTGTCGCCGGCCGGGCGCACCCGTGAGTCATATGTCGAGCGGTCCCTGAAGGGCTCTAAGGTCATCGGCTCCCCCGCCTTCCCGACCGACGAGGAGTCGGCGCGCGCCCGCGCCTTCGAGACGTACGACCGTGGCTGGACCGCCAGTGGTGTCACCCGGCAGATGCTGGCGATCCTGACGCAGCCGGACCGCACCGAGGCCCTGCGCCGGCTCGAGCTGCCGGCGCTGGTGATCCACGGCCTGAGCGACGTGCTCGTGCACCGCTCGGGCGGCAAGGCCACGGCCGACGCGATCCCGGGCGCGGAGCACCTCGAGATCGCCGGCATGGCGCACGACCTGCCGGTGCAGCTGTACTCGACCGTCATCGACGCCATCGTCCGGACGACCGAGCGGGTCCACGGCGGTGCGACGCGATGA
- a CDS encoding FMN-binding negative transcriptional regulator — MRPNPQYATTDEQVARQLIAENPWAMLISHHDGQLVASRYPVLLDEAADGLTLVTHVGRPDEKLHGLGEHEVLVVFEGAHGYVSPSWYAPGSSRIPTWNFSALHCWGTPRILDADENLDVLTRLTAHFEQHVDEPMWLDRESSAPVARGTVGLRIPVDRFECKIKMSQDKDPVSVQNVIDHLRAPGPYQQPRLADDMERARAAGIGGPAAE, encoded by the coding sequence ATGAGGCCCAACCCGCAGTACGCGACCACGGACGAGCAGGTGGCCCGTCAGCTCATCGCCGAGAACCCGTGGGCGATGCTGATCAGCCATCACGACGGCCAGCTGGTCGCGTCGCGCTACCCCGTCCTGCTGGACGAGGCGGCCGACGGGCTGACGCTGGTGACCCACGTCGGACGACCCGACGAGAAGCTGCACGGCCTCGGTGAGCACGAGGTGCTCGTGGTGTTCGAAGGAGCCCACGGCTATGTGTCACCGAGCTGGTACGCCCCCGGCTCGAGCCGCATCCCGACGTGGAACTTCAGCGCGCTGCACTGCTGGGGGACGCCGCGGATCCTGGACGCGGACGAGAACCTGGACGTCCTCACCCGGCTCACGGCCCACTTCGAGCAGCACGTCGACGAGCCGATGTGGCTGGACCGCGAGTCCAGCGCGCCGGTGGCCCGCGGCACGGTCGGCCTGCGCATCCCGGTCGACCGGTTCGAGTGCAAGATCAAGATGAGCCAGGACAAGGACCCGGTGTCGGTGCAGAACGTCATCGACCACCTCCGTGCACCCGGGCCGTACCAGCAGCCCCGGCTGGCCGATGACATGGAGCGCGCCCGCGCAGCCGGGATCGGCGGCCCGGCTGCGGAGTGA
- a CDS encoding ABC transporter permease: MSSPQHSGVPRWVFVPAAAGALFIVLPLVALASRVEWSQFWSLITSESSRAALLLSLRTSATATLLCIVLGVPMALVLARTSFRGQSLLRSLVLLPLVLPPVVGGIALLYTFGRQGLLGHTIEVLGLQIAFSTTAVVIAQTFVSLPFLVVSLEGSLRTAGDRYEIVAATLGARPTTVLRRVTLPLVLPGLAAGAVLSFARALGEFGATITFAGSLEGVTRTLPLEIYLQRESDPDAAVALSLVLVVVAVLVIGLVRGTRSDAP, from the coding sequence ATGTCGTCCCCGCAGCACTCCGGCGTGCCCCGGTGGGTGTTCGTGCCCGCCGCTGCCGGCGCCCTGTTCATCGTGCTGCCGCTCGTCGCGCTGGCCTCTCGGGTCGAGTGGAGCCAGTTCTGGTCGCTCATCACCTCCGAGTCGTCGCGGGCAGCCCTCCTGCTGAGCCTGCGGACCTCCGCGACGGCCACGCTGCTGTGCATCGTGCTCGGCGTGCCGATGGCCCTGGTCCTGGCCAGGACCTCGTTCAGGGGGCAGTCGCTGCTGCGCTCGCTCGTCCTGCTGCCGCTGGTGCTGCCACCGGTGGTCGGCGGCATCGCGCTGCTGTACACCTTCGGTCGGCAGGGGCTGCTGGGCCACACGATCGAGGTGCTGGGCCTGCAGATCGCGTTCTCGACCACCGCGGTCGTGATCGCGCAGACCTTCGTGTCGCTGCCGTTCCTGGTCGTCAGCCTCGAGGGCAGCCTGCGGACGGCCGGCGATCGGTACGAGATCGTCGCCGCGACGCTGGGCGCGCGTCCCACGACCGTCCTGCGCCGCGTCACCCTGCCGCTGGTGCTGCCCGGGCTGGCCGCGGGCGCCGTGCTGTCGTTCGCCCGCGCCCTGGGCGAGTTCGGCGCGACGATCACCTTCGCCGGCAGCCTGGAGGGCGTGACCCGGACCCTTCCGCTGGAGATCTACCTGCAGCGCGAGTCCGATCCCGATGCCGCGGTGGCGCTGTCGCTGGTGCTGGTCGTCGTGGCGGTGCTGGTCATCGGGCTGGTCCGCGGCACCAGGAGCGATGCCCCGTGA